From the genome of Desmodus rotundus isolate HL8 chromosome 2, HLdesRot8A.1, whole genome shotgun sequence, one region includes:
- the LOC112301015 gene encoding ubiquitin-conjugating enzyme E2 L3-like isoform X2, with amino-acid sequence MAASRRLMKDNPPYDKGAFRIEINFPAEYPFKPPKIIFKTKIYHPNIDEKGQVCLPVISAENWKPATKTDQVIQDLIALVNDPQPEHPLRADLAEEYSKDHKKFCKNAKAFTKKYGEKRPVD; translated from the exons ATGGCGGCCAGCAGGCGGCTGATGAAG gacaaccctccatatgatAAGGGGGCCTTCAGAATCGAAATCAACTTTCCAGCCGAGTATCCATTCAAACCCCCGAAGatcatatttaaaacaaagatttatcATCCCAACATTGATGAAAAAGGGCAGGTCTGTCTGCCAGTAATTAGTGCTGAAAACTGGAAGCCAGCAACTAAAACCGACCAAGTGATCCAGGACCTCATAGCACTGGTGAACGACCCTCAGCCCGAGCACCCTCTTCGGGCGGACCTAGCTGAAGAATACTCCAAAGATCATAAGAAATTCTGTAAGAACGCGAAAGCATTTACAAAGAAATACGGGGAAAAGCGGCCTGTGGACTAA
- the LOC112301015 gene encoding ubiquitin-conjugating enzyme E2 L3-like isoform X1, translated as MAASRRLMKELEEIRRSGIKNFRNIQVDDANLLTWQGLIVPDNPPYDKGAFRIEINFPAEYPFKPPKIIFKTKIYHPNIDEKGQVCLPVISAENWKPATKTDQVIQDLIALVNDPQPEHPLRADLAEEYSKDHKKFCKNAKAFTKKYGEKRPVD; from the coding sequence ATGGCGGCCAGCAGGCGGCTGATGAAGGAGTTGGAAGAAATCCGCAGAAGTGGAATTAAAAACTTCCGAAACATCCAGGTTGATGACGCTAATTTATTGACTTGGCAAGGGCTTATTGTCCctgacaaccctccatatgatAAGGGGGCCTTCAGAATCGAAATCAACTTTCCAGCCGAGTATCCATTCAAACCCCCGAAGatcatatttaaaacaaagatttatcATCCCAACATTGATGAAAAAGGGCAGGTCTGTCTGCCAGTAATTAGTGCTGAAAACTGGAAGCCAGCAACTAAAACCGACCAAGTGATCCAGGACCTCATAGCACTGGTGAACGACCCTCAGCCCGAGCACCCTCTTCGGGCGGACCTAGCTGAAGAATACTCCAAAGATCATAAGAAATTCTGTAAGAACGCGAAAGCATTTACAAAGAAATACGGGGAAAAGCGGCCTGTGGACTAA